A genomic region of Arachis hypogaea cultivar Tifrunner chromosome 5, arahy.Tifrunner.gnm2.J5K5, whole genome shotgun sequence contains the following coding sequences:
- the LOC112803775 gene encoding uncharacterized protein produces MVDKYFTSHKLSKSVNGKMVNSIILDSKFWDDCFTTVMLVGPLIKLLRLVDADETPSLNIVYEGMQRAKIAIKTMFRNRKFEYTPYTSILKIRWDKYLKRDLHAAAYFLNPDFFYSEKFVEKANILRSLLDLFDIETLCDDSVAAMQEIQLYRNRKENFGRKSALKAIKRLEPSEWWRLHGGSAPNLQKMAIRLLHQTSSSSGCERNWNLFEQIHSKRRN; encoded by the exons ATGGTGGACAAATATTTCACTTCTCATAAATTATCCAAGAGTGTCAATGGGAAGATGGttaattcaattatcttggatagTAAGTTTTGGGATGATTGTTTTACTACTGTTATGCTTGTTGGTCCTCTTATTAAATTATTGAGGCTTGTTGATGCTGATGAGACACCTTCTCTAAATATCGTGTACGAGGGCATGCAAAGAGCCAAAATTGCTATCAAGACAATGTTTAGAAATAGGAAATTTGAATACACACCTTATACAAGTATCTTGAAAATACGGTGGGATAAGTATTTGAAGCGTGACCTCCATGCAGCAGCATACTTCTTGAATCCAGATTTCTTCTATAGTGAGAAGTTTGTTGAGAAGGCAAATATCTTGAGGTCTTTACTTGATTTATTTGATATTGAAACTCTTTGCGATGACTCAGTTGCCGCAATGCAAGAGATACAGTTGTATCGAAATCGAAAAgaaaattttggaaggaaaagtgcattgaaagcaattaaaagaCTTGAACCTA GTGAATGGTGGAGGCTACACGGTGGGAGTGCTCCTAACTTGCAAAAAATGGCAAttcgtcttcttcatcaaacatctTCATCATCTGGCTGTGAGAGGAACTGGAACCTCTTTGAACAAATCCATTCAAAGAGGAGGAACTGA